Genomic DNA from Halomonas sp. BDJS001:
TGGCCAGGGATGCGGCAAATAGATCGATATTCGTGTTAGCAAAAAACACCACCACCTCGGGGTCATCCGCAATTCGGTATAAAAGATTCTCGACCACCGTATCGATAGTATCCTGCCCGCCAAGGCGCTCGTAAAGCGTTGCCGATTGAGTGGCTGTCTGATGAGTGCAGCCTGCGAGCGTAAGTGCGATTGCTGCAAAAATAACCGCTATTAAATCACGGCGCGTACGATTGTATTTGCGTGGAAATCTCATAGCGCCCCGCTTAGAAAGCTGCTTGAAGTGAAAGATAGCCGCCGCGTTGGGAAGGTAGGCCGGCAATGTCCCCTAAGTCCAACCACGCGCCCGTGAGCGATAAATGCTTATTGAAGAAGTAAGCGCTGTAGAGACTTTGCCAATCATCTTCTTCAGCCACACTTAGGTTATCGGGTTTCTGGCGATACTCGGCGCCAACAATCCATTGCGGGGTAATAAAGACGCCCACGCTCCCCTCGGCCATCCACGAACGCCCTTCCTGGTCACCGCCAAAACCAAGTAAACCGCCCTGGTTGGCATCGGTATTACGCAGGGTCGCGTTGAGCAGCACATTGCGCCCAGCAATCGCACTAAATAGCAGCTTGCTGCCGCTAAGATACACGTCGGTGCCGCTTGTTTCATCAGCGCCCAGGGCGGTGGGAATAGTGCCATCAACCAGTCGCTTATGTTGCACCCCAAGGCTCCAAATGCCCCAAGGGTGATAGAGCACATCGCCGAGTAAGCGTACTTTCGCGCCATAAATATCCTGGCCTAGTTCGCCTCCCAGGGTTTCTAAATCAAGGGTTTGACGGGCCACGGAGACTTCAACACGATCATAAACATTCAGGCTGGCGCCGGTCACCGTCAATCTATAGTCGTCTACCCAAGCACGAGTAGCGGCGGCAGTGGCGCCTATTTCCTGATCGCTTGCGGTGCTGGAAAGCACGGCCCAAGGTGATAAACCACCGCCAGCAGCCCCTTCAATAGCACTTACCCCACCCGTACCTACAATACGGCTACCGGCAAAAGAGGGTGTGGCGGCAAGCGCTAAACAGACCGCTAAGCAAGGCGAAAGACAACCAGAGAAGGAGTGCCGAAAGGTTGAATGGGGCAGTGAAAACATAGATTGAAATACCCTCATGGCTTTCTCTGGAGCGTCTTGAGTATGGATGACATCGGGTGGGGAAGTGACAGTGGGGTAAAGTTATCCAACCATGCGGGGAGTTCATCCGCTGGCATGGGTTTAGCAACCCAATACCCTTGTAAATAGTCACAGCCCAGCTTGCTTAACAGCTCGGCGCTGGCGCGATTCTCAACACCCTCGGCCACTAAACGCAGTCCTAAACTGTGGCCCATTTCGATGGTCGAACTGACGATGGTTAAGTCATCTTTCTGGGAGTCGATCGCCAGCACGAAAGACTTATCGATCTTGAGTTCATCTACGGGCAGGCGTTTGATTTGCGCGAGGGAAGAGTAGCCAGTGCCGTAATCGTCAATCGCGATACGCAGCCCGAGTTGGTTGAGCTCCATTAACGTGGACATGGCTGCATCAACGTCCTGCATAACGGCACTTTCAGTGACTTCGATACTCAGGCGGGCAGGGGAAAGGCGATAGCGTTCAAGTAAACTGGCCAAATAAGCCGCCAATTGGCGATCCACCACATCACTGGCGGATAGATTAACCGCTACCGATAAGTGATAGCCACGCTGCTGCCAGGCATGCAATTGAGCGCAGACATTGGCTAACATCCAGTGGCTAAGCATGCCGATGCTTCCCGAGCGCTCGGCCAAGCTAATGAACTCATCGGGGGGCACAAATCCTAACGACGGGTGACGCCAGCGCATCAACGCTTCGCACTGATCGACACGGCCGTTACGGGTGTCTACTTTGGGCTGGTAGGCCATCCACAGTTCACCGTTGCCCACTGCATACTGTAGATCGCGAATCAGGGTGAGCTGGCGCAAATGGTGCTCATCCTGCCCCTCCAGATAGCGTTGATGAGGGTGCCGGTGACGTCGCGCCATATCCAGTGCTATATCGGATCGCCGCAGCAATAGTTGTGGGCTGTCGCCATGGTCGGGGTAGTTGGTTTCGCCTGCAGAAAGGGAGGGTGTAATGGGGGATTTATCAAGATCGATAGGATGGTGCAGCGACGTGAAAAGTCGGGTACGCCAGGCAAAGTCGCTTCTTGACTGCTTGACGACCAGTAGCAGCTCGTCACCGTCAAGCCGGTAGGCTGTGCTCTCCGAGCCATCAAAGTGCTGCAAGCGCTTGGCCAGGGTGACCAGCACGTGATCCCCCAGTGCATAGCCGAAGGTGTCGTTAATGTCGCGAAAGTTGTTAATTGCCAGGCGCAGAAGGGTAAACGGCTCACCGCGTTTGATCAAAAGGCTGATATCTTCCTGGGCGCTGATGCGATTAGGCAGGTCGGTGAGTAAATCGTGACGGGACTGATGATGAAGAGTGAACTCACGCTGAGCGATGCCCTCCTGCATAGCCATTAGCGTCGATGCCAGAAGCCCGGTTTCGCTCCGCTCAGTACCGACCGGTAACTCAGTGAAACGCTCACCGCGCCCAATGCGCTGAGCCGCTTTCGCCAGTTCCATTAGTGGTTTGCTCATGCTGCGCGCGCTCCACATGGCAATGAGCACGGTAAACAGCAGAATCAGGGCGATGATGCCAAGCAGTTGCCATTGCAATGAGCGGTATGCGCCAAGCAGCTCGTTGCGTGAGAGTTGTAACAGCGCATAGGTATGGTTGGCGTCGTCTGAATAGAGCTGGCTCGCGTAGGTTAGATATTCTGCATCCGGCGTCATCTGGCTGTGTAGGGCATACTCGCCTTCGATTAACTCGTCACCACGTTCGCTCATTAACTCCAGAGCCAATTGCCCAGGGTGAGAGCTGGCTAGGTAGCTGATTTCGCCGTTGTCGCGATAGTTAACTACGCTAATGTCCAACCCGGTTAGCGCATTAATCTCTTCTGTTACCGCTTCATTAATTAAAAAGCCCATACCCACCCAGCCAATCAGGTTGGGAGCGCGCACCGGGAGCAAGGCGAATTCATAAGGCTGACCCTCGGTGATGACGACGCTAACAGCTTGGCCCTCTTGGCGAGCCCGGTCAAAGAGCTGCGGGAAAGGCATCGGGCTATTTTGTGGATGATGGCTGCTCGCCAGGATGTGCCCATCCAGACCGCTGAGTAACACGATATCTGCCTTGGCTCGATCACCATGGTTGGCCAGCACGGAGTAAAGCGTCTCGGTATCCTGGGTGGAAACGGCGCTTTTAAAACCAAAGTCATCGGCGAGAATAGCAACGTTATTGGTTAACTGTTCACCGCGCACGTCCAGCAGCTGTGCTAATACATTGGCACCCACTTCTAAATGTTGGGATCCTTTGGCAATAACATCGTTTTGAGTCGCGCGAAGGAATGCCACTCCGGTGGCGAGTTGCGAGACAATCACCACGGTCAGCAGTACGAGCATCAAGCGCGTTCTAAAGCGCATAGCAACCTCACTAAGTGGCTGATCGCCATCTCTTGAACACGGGTAAGGGCTTAAGTGGCATCTCTAAAGCGCTGTTGAAGGGGCGAGAGCGTTGGCGCTGGAGGTGGTAGTGCGTTGAGTTCTAAACTGACTTCCAACTGGTCGTTATCGGTAATGATGCCTTCCCACCAAACTTGCTGGCTGTCATCAAGTCGTGGGTGCCACACGCGCACACGATGCTCTCCAACTGGCAGCGTGGGCAGGATAAGTACGCCTTCAGCGCCCGTTGTCGCCGTGTAAGGGGCGTCGCTAACAACAATAAAAGCCTGCATATGGTCGTGAATATTGCATCCCAAAACGACTATACCGGGTTGGTCGAAGTGAACCGCTGGCGGCGTTTCTTTCAGGTAGAGATTTAAATCGAAGGTTTTGGCCGGTGAAAAAGAGTAGACGTGATGACGGGTGGTGTCTTGGTTGGGAAATGCCACATGGCTGCCGGTAGGAACGGTTAATACCTTAGGGTGAAAGGCAGCATCGCGCTGATAAATGTTCTCCTCTTGGGGAGAGTTGCCTGCTGCCGAATCGTAGTAAACCTCAACGACTGCGTGCTCAAGCGGTTGGCCATCAGCACTGCTTATGGCTATTTGCGCAGCGTTAGCGTTAGGGACAAGCAGGGTGATTACCAGCAGTGCCAATAGCGGGGCTGCGTATGCGGTGATAAACCCGCTAAAAGGGCGATGTTGTAGTGTTGGCTGTGGCATTGAGGTCGACATCCCGCATTAAGATAGCAAAGCGTTAAGCCTAATAGTGGATGGATTGTGCAGGAAAGTCATGCGTTTGGCTTAACGGTAAGCCAACACTTGCCAAAAAGAGTAAACAATAGGGAAAGCACACCTGCGGAGTGGCGCTATTGAGATGTCGTGGTTAAAGTGAATATTAAGAAACGGTGTTCGTTAACTGCGGAGAAGAGAGATGAACAACGATGCAAAGCCAACCCTATTAAAGCAGCGCCGCTCTCGTCGGCAGGTGTTAACCAGTTTAGGCTTGGGCGCGGCGGCACTCTATGTGGCTCCTACATTGCTGTCGATGAATCAAGCGCAGGCTCATGATCATCGCTCTAGGCATAGTGGCCAACATAGAGGTCATTCCAGGCCTGGCTATTCAAGACCCAGCTATTCAAGACCCAGCTATTCAAAACCCCGCTACTCAAGACCCAGCTATTCTAGGCCTGATTATTCACGCCCCTACGGACGTCGTGAACGTCGACGCTGGGAGCGCGATGGGGTGATTGAATTGCGCATTAGCCGGCTACTTCCGCATCGCTGGTGATAATGGCCATGAGCTCAGTGACTGACTATTCGCTTCCCGGTATAGGCCCCTGTATCCGACTGGTAGGAGCGCAGCCATTGTTGCCCGTTCTTCAAGCGGCGATGCCCGGCTGGGCATTAACGGAGTGCCCACGCCAAGCTGTTGAGCCTGATATCTGCGTTTGGCAGCAAGAAGGGGGCTACTGGCAACAGGCGAGTGCACTGCCCAGCGGCATGTGGCTTGAAACGGCAGTAGGGGCAGCCTGTAGTGTTATTGCAGATGTAGCGGGTGCTTTTTTGCGTCAACACCCTCACTATATTGGGTTGCACTGTGGCTCTGCTGAGATCAATGGTCAGCTAGTGATTTTCCCTGAATCGCACCGTGCCGGTAAAAGTACGCTGACGTCTGCGTTTGCGGCCACAGGGTATCGAGTATTCGGTGACGACGTGGTGGCATTAACGCCTGAAGGAGAAGGTGTGTCGCTTGGCATTGCGCCAAGGCTTCGTTTGCCACTCCCCGATGCTATTAATGCCGGATTTCAGGATTTTGTCAGCGCACATCAAGGCCCAAGCGATCACCGCTACGGTTATTTAGCGCTGGATGAAAGGCTACTGGCGAACCATGGTGTGAAGCGGCCCATAGGCGCAATTATATTAATTGACCGTGACAATAGTGTCACTACTCCCAAATTATCATCGCTTCAGCACGGGGAGGGGTTATGGCAACTGCTAAAGCAGAACTTTGCTGATACGCTTTCCGAACAGGTACTGATCACCAAGTTTTTGCCCTTGGTTCAGCGTATTCCCTGTTTTTTACTGCGCTACTCAGATGCTTACCAAGCAGCAGAGTTCGTAGGTCGCGAGCTTAAGCGGGCGCTACAAGACCAACCATCAACTTACATATCACCTTCACAGGCAGCGCCAATTCCTGAAGCAGCTGCACTGGAGAGGAGTGATCAGCGTTGTTGGCGGGCATGTAAAGCGGCCTATGAATACCCCTTGGGAGATGAACTATTTGTGATTGTCGAAGATGGTGGTGCGATTCACCGCCTGAATGTCACTAGCCGCGCCGTGTGGCTGCTACTGCAAAATGAAGCACTGGATATAGACGAACTAAGTAAAACATTGGCCGAGTTTTTTATGCCGGTTTCCCTTGAGCAGGTTTTCAAAGATATGTCTTTATTACTTGGCCAGTTTTGGGCGGTCGGTTTAATTGAGCCGGTTATTTGTCCACGCTAAGTGTCCCTGTTAACGGCTTGTTTGCCGCCAAGTATCCCGCCAGGCGTGCATGATCCGCTCCGGGTACCAGGTTTCGCCCAAGCTGCCGTTGTAGCGGGCTAGCGCGCGGGTAAAGTCGCCGTTCTCGATAGCGAGGTAGTGCGCCAAAATTGTACAGCCATAGCGCAGATTGCGCGGCGGGTAGGTTAAGTCGTCAATCGGCAGGCCAAGTTCGCTGACCCAGAACGGCATGATTTGCATCAAGCCAACTGCGCCTGCCGAGGAGATAGCATCCGCTTTGAATGCGCTCTCTACCTGGATTAGCGCTAATACCAACTCCGGCGGTAAGCCTGCCAGCCTGGCTTCCTGGTAGATGCGTGTGAGCAGTGTCTGGCGCTGTGCGGCATCATCCATAAAACGAGCCAGCGGCGTGTCCATACGTTCACGCCACTGGCGCGCTGCCCACTGCTGTTGAGGCGTCTGATGCTGCTGATTGGCAGACTCAAGCGTGGGACGCAGGGTTTGGGGTAACGGCTGAGCAG
This window encodes:
- a CDS encoding PqqD family protein, with product MSSVTDYSLPGIGPCIRLVGAQPLLPVLQAAMPGWALTECPRQAVEPDICVWQQEGGYWQQASALPSGMWLETAVGAACSVIADVAGAFLRQHPHYIGLHCGSAEINGQLVIFPESHRAGKSTLTSAFAATGYRVFGDDVVALTPEGEGVSLGIAPRLRLPLPDAINAGFQDFVSAHQGPSDHRYGYLALDERLLANHGVKRPIGAIILIDRDNSVTTPKLSSLQHGEGLWQLLKQNFADTLSEQVLITKFLPLVQRIPCFLLRYSDAYQAAEFVGRELKRALQDQPSTYISPSQAAPIPEAAALERSDQRCWRACKAAYEYPLGDELFVIVEDGGAIHRLNVTSRAVWLLLQNEALDIDELSKTLAEFFMPVSLEQVFKDMSLLLGQFWAVGLIEPVICPR
- a CDS encoding Cupredoxin; its protein translation is MPQPTLQHRPFSGFITAYAAPLLALLVITLLVPNANAAQIAISSADGQPLEHAVVEVYYDSAAGNSPQEENIYQRDAAFHPKVLTVPTGSHVAFPNQDTTRHHVYSFSPAKTFDLNLYLKETPPAVHFDQPGIVVLGCNIHDHMQAFIVVSDAPYTATTGAEGVLILPTLPVGEHRVRVWHPRLDDSQQVWWEGIITDNDQLEVSLELNALPPPAPTLSPLQQRFRDAT
- a CDS encoding transglycosylase SLT domain-containing protein — translated: MRKLAKAVTLSGVLLSSAGLVATNLVAAQPLPQTLRPTLESANQQHQTPQQQWAARQWRERMDTPLARFMDDAAQRQTLLTRIYQEARLAGLPPELVLALIQVESAFKADAISSAGAVGLMQIMPFWVSELGLPIDDLTYPPRNLRYGCTILAHYLAIENGDFTRALARYNGSLGETWYPERIMHAWRDTWRQTSR
- a CDS encoding DUF3034 family protein; the protein is MFSLPHSTFRHSFSGCLSPCLAVCLALAATPSFAGSRIVGTGGVSAIEGAAGGGLSPWAVLSSTASDQEIGATAAATRAWVDDYRLTVTGASLNVYDRVEVSVARQTLDLETLGGELGQDIYGAKVRLLGDVLYHPWGIWSLGVQHKRLVDGTIPTALGADETSGTDVYLSGSKLLFSAIAGRNVLLNATLRNTDANQGGLLGFGGDQEGRSWMAEGSVGVFITPQWIVGAEYRQKPDNLSVAEEDDWQSLYSAYFFNKHLSLTGAWLDLGDIAGLPSQRGGYLSLQAAF
- a CDS encoding EAL domain-containing protein; the protein is MRFRTRLMLVLLTVVIVSQLATGVAFLRATQNDVIAKGSQHLEVGANVLAQLLDVRGEQLTNNVAILADDFGFKSAVSTQDTETLYSVLANHGDRAKADIVLLSGLDGHILASSHHPQNSPMPFPQLFDRARQEGQAVSVVITEGQPYEFALLPVRAPNLIGWVGMGFLINEAVTEEINALTGLDISVVNYRDNGEISYLASSHPGQLALELMSERGDELIEGEYALHSQMTPDAEYLTYASQLYSDDANHTYALLQLSRNELLGAYRSLQWQLLGIIALILLFTVLIAMWSARSMSKPLMELAKAAQRIGRGERFTELPVGTERSETGLLASTLMAMQEGIAQREFTLHHQSRHDLLTDLPNRISAQEDISLLIKRGEPFTLLRLAINNFRDINDTFGYALGDHVLVTLAKRLQHFDGSESTAYRLDGDELLLVVKQSRSDFAWRTRLFTSLHHPIDLDKSPITPSLSAGETNYPDHGDSPQLLLRRSDIALDMARRHRHPHQRYLEGQDEHHLRQLTLIRDLQYAVGNGELWMAYQPKVDTRNGRVDQCEALMRWRHPSLGFVPPDEFISLAERSGSIGMLSHWMLANVCAQLHAWQQRGYHLSVAVNLSASDVVDRQLAAYLASLLERYRLSPARLSIEVTESAVMQDVDAAMSTLMELNQLGLRIAIDDYGTGYSSLAQIKRLPVDELKIDKSFVLAIDSQKDDLTIVSSTIEMGHSLGLRLVAEGVENRASAELLSKLGCDYLQGYWVAKPMPADELPAWLDNFTPLSLPHPMSSILKTLQRKP
- a CDS encoding group I truncated hemoglobin, encoding MRFPRKYNRTRRDLIAVIFAAIALTLAGCTHQTATQSATLYERLGGQDTIDTVVENLLYRIADDPEVVVFFANTNIDLFAASLATQLCDISDGPCHYEGPPMDRAHQHMGLTDVHFNRVVEYLDAAMQAEDIPLGARNELLGRLAPMYTDIMRFQ